From the Cloeon dipterum chromosome 4, ieCloDipt1.1, whole genome shotgun sequence genome, the window atgtgagaaaaggcaacaCTCCTGGCAAACAACTTACGAAACCCTGTCCAGAAGGACAGAGCCGAAGTGGGCCCAGACTAGTATTAAAACACATCATAAAATTTAGGTCTATGGGATTAGAAAAATACTATTTCAGCCCTCTCATGGTTATTTTTCCATGTGAAATCTCTCAGAAATTCAGATTCAGAGTAGATTatgttgtttgtttatttttatttttttatttttagggcCTCTTTTCAGCACGTCCCGTGGACTATGAGCCCACCGGATCTCAATTACACcaccgagcggataacattgGGGcttggggcccgagtggccgagAAGCCGCATAACAGCTTGGGTTAACTTTTTGCCCCCTAAACCAAGGTTTTTTGGTTAATAATCTATACATTTGCCCCTAaaaaagccgctggaaaggtgtgttaaaccagcaagtagcgagtcggcgccggttcgcctcccagcccgttgaacTGTTTGAGAGTTTCGAGTCACTTAACTAACCacattttgccatctctgacaaaaaggcagccagtattagatcccctCAAATATTACCCACTGCTTTGAAACTCATGAGAATGTCTTAACAaagcgagccaacgggctggttatttttcttaatttaatttatgtttatctACTAGTTCATCATTGCAAGCAAAAATAAGCCAGCCGACTGCATGTGTCCAGGAAATGTAGGAAATGCTATGCGAGCTTGCGTacaaagcagattcaataccGGATCGTAGTCATGGTCGTACTGGACGATATTGAAAGGGTCAAATTCCATGACGTAGAGCTTCGAAAGGCACATTAGCCAGCCAGTGACCACATTCATCAGACTCAAGTGcagattctttttcatgtaaaGAGTATATTTCAGAGTTAAACCAACAACTTAAGGAGCCATTTTCAATGGTGCGTATTCATCTCTGAAATTCGGGCAATAAAAGctgaaaagtaatttattaataagttTTAAGTTTAGATAAGttttttatgaagaaaaaCTAAACCAATATAAGTTGttatagatttaattttaacaaatattcagTCTTCAAGCGCtcaaccaatttaaaatagagtTTCTCTGTCTAAATTAACAAACACAAactattataaatatttttaagggtcttaaaattggtttggaatatttttttccaagtggttaatttagtgactcgatgaaatgctcaaattgctcaacgggctgggaggcgcaccggcgccgactcgctacttgctggtttgcacctttccagcatgcgtgatttggcttcacgggacgaatgtctagcgtttcaatgcagtcctcagtgcggaggcaagtggcccttcagtgggctgggtgcggcctggtgcgcccatgttatccgttcgtggtgttattgggacccgggtttcagcattcgtgccagtgcagtgcgcgcccttcccggtccgagaggacggaaaaaaagagcaaaaaaagttcaccaacaaaatgctcaaaacgcttttcattttcaggtGAAGTTTTTTCAGTTCACAAAATGGTTTAAGTagttaagtaaaaaattctaaCCTGTTCAACTCTTCAAATCATcgttctattttttatctcgaaAATTGTGGAGAAAATAGATATTAGGCCTCAAAGTTGTAGGTATACCACTCCGTGAAACAATCCGATATCGTGGCTGTGAGAAACAgaatcaattttccagctgCAGGTTTGTTCAACAGAGCTCAGACAACCAAAGGCGAAATCAAAATAGCTGCGTATCGAtgccagaaattaatttcgggcCATACACTGCAAGCAATAAgatgtatgcaacctgctaaAGAAGATAGTTACACAGGGTGCATATGtgtcattcaatttttcaccgTGAAtggtatttttgtaaataaaaattatacatagTACCTTCTATTTGTTCAGTAATTACCTATACGTAAAAGAACAggacaattatttatattcttcGTGCAAATGCAAACATTATAAGCATCAGTACGctagaaaaaatgtattgctGCAAAGAATTATTAACCTTTTGCTCTGTGTATCCATTCTTCAAAACAGACCAAATACTTGAAACGGAGTCGTCAGTCTAAGGAGTTTCGAATAATTTAACTAACATTGAGTGTAGCTGATGGAGAGGAAATTAGTCAATCTCatggtttcaaattttgtcactgTGCCCGTAGACATAAAATCGAGAAAACACGTTTGTTgtacaattcaaaatatcacaaCAAACCTATTTTTAGCACGACCAATGTATCATCTACAAGAACTTTCACGTGATAACTACAGTACATAGACAATACTTGTCAAGTATTCTATTAAATCGCGCACAAAATATATCTACTCTATAAAGTTTGCGCAACACGTAGAATTTATTTACTCACCACTATGCCGTCACTTTGAAAGATGCACGcactcattaaatttattggaagCCCCCTAAttgcaagaatttaattaaaattcttggacaAACTACATGGCAATTTTTCTGAGCACATTCTTTATGATGcaggagatttttttaaatatgggtCTGATGGCATTGTGCTGGAACTGTTGAGCTGACAGATagtgatttgatttatttgagaCCCTTTACCTATGTAGCTTAATGCCCGAGGAAATTGTGATCGTACGTGATAATGCAATATGTTGCTGTAAGAATAAATACCTTTTTAATATACCTTGTCGGAAAACTACGTTCGTGCTGATggacatttttattatcagatcgcattgttgagcgcaTGGACTGCGTGCACATGAAATGTGAGGATCCCATCGAATTTAATGGGAGATGCGGGCTGATGTGCGCTCGCATCATTGAAGGTCAGCAGCTGCGAAATGACACCAATAGTCAGCACACCCACGGCTGTAGCCGGCTGTGCGAAGTGTGTTCGGTCAACGAGCATTTTTCTTCAGGTTGGTGAAACCGTGgaacgacctgccacctgaGCTTAAGAATTGCACTACGGACGAGTTTACTCACCGGTGCGAAAAGCATCTGTGGCAAATTTACCGTGTTCAGTGGTTCTAGTTATGTTGTAAGTGCTCAGTGCGGCTCAGTACGGTGAGAGATTAGATTACCTTTGTAATTAATCGTTGTTGAAATATGTTGCTAGTATTTTATGCCTTTCTTTGcagtattttcttttaattatttcactcgATGTATTGGCATGCAAGAATTAACAAGAATGTTTATTGAATAGATAGCGAGAAGCTCACGAAAGCTCACGTCCCAAATCTTTGCGACCAAATTACGTGGGCTCACGAGCCTAAGTGCAAGAGGCTAAGTCCAGAAATGGACCAACTCATGTTACTGCCCCTGCTCCATAAAATAGCAATGCAATTTAGTCAAACGCTCTCAGACAGAACCGCACACGACTTTACaatctgtttaaaattcaccatACACAAAAAAGTTGCTTAAAGAGGGCGGAGAACTACGCAGGTAGAGTGTGATTAATCGCTTCGCATTTTGGCAAACCGGTTGAATTCTTACGAGTCTACCAATTTACATATAATGTGCATTGTAACACCACCGCAAAAGGTAACGTGACCAATTTTGTCGgcgagttttaaaattgcagcaacACGCTTTCAACCATATGTCgcatttactatttttattaaatatatttaaactatGGGGGAGTTCAATTAatgaaaacctataaaaactttaaaaaaattattgttacttttatatagaatatttattttgaactctaAAATAAAGATATTCCAGAATTCACACCATCTGCGCTCATCGAAAGTTAAAGCAGCGGTTGCCAAATTCTGAGACTACAATTTTACAACCTTAATATTTCGCAACCTTATCTTGGTATATGTTAAAcgtttttgaaatatttaaggttTACATTTTGTATATTAAAACATTGATTTATATTGTCGAgttataaaatacaataagaCTTGATACAGTTCCAAAGCTTTGAAAAAGAAAGCAGTAATTAGAAGTCATTTTTTgcgattaattttgataacatCTTTGACAGTGTTTCTACAAACATGTAAAGAGGGAAAGACCGAAATGACTGATCAATAtaacttcaataaaaaaaatactagagAACAATTCAGAATAAGCAACAATAAACGTACATACAGACAcgaatcgaatttttaataatactgTTCATATCCCGGCTGGTCTGGTGCTTCCATTCATGTTGCtatattacaatattttgcGTCAGAAACACGAAGGAGGATAATTTGCTCATGTATAAGGTGTAATTGTCTCCAATAAATCGGTTACTCTGGTTAGCAGCATGAAGGAAATTTTAGGTAAAATATCCCCGTTTAAAGTGCGGCATTCATACATCTCCATAACCTGTTTTACCGAAtacaaaaatagaaacaatgaaaatattggcCCTATATTCATAAAAACAACAAGAAGGATAGATAATATATAGCCAAAAGCTTTCAATCGACcaagaaaagagaaatttcatttacttgaaaaaatatattttgtaaaaatagttttttgagAGTGACTCCCGCCAGTTGCGAAAACAATAGCGATGAAACGGAACTCTTCATCACTGCTTGACAGTGGGTTTGagctaaaattaatgattataTTGAAACATGAGTTattaagaaagaaataatgacGCCGTTAGAAAGTGAGCGTGTTTGCGAGTAATGAGCATTTGTGTGATCCATGGGGCAACGGACCTCCCATGGAACCAGTTATAATTGTATATATTTAGCAGCACATCTCTTGCAATGTTTACAAAATAAGTTAGTGCTGGGTATATTAAGATTAACTTGTTTgttcaaaacattaaaaaggTTCAGATAAAAGATTTAAGtatttatgtataaaaatacCAGAGTACAGCCATTTCAGTTTTTCTCAAATGTAAAGatcattatataatttttttatttttgcatataTTTAGAACATAACTTTTTCATCAACCATTGGTAAATTGGAACTAGAATTATCCTGAATTAACCAGAGCATAATTTGAGCAAATTGTGACcaatcttcaattttcttttttctttgtaaCATTCttagctgaaaaattcaacaaaattaaaattatttaatatgcgCTTTATTTAACATTGAACTTACGAGTTGAGAAGATGAGCCTAGTTATTTCAAAAAGAGGCGCCTCAACCGATAGATACAGGACTGTGGCTACTGCAAAGCTTATCGTAAAATCACCGGCCAGGCTGTGAATCTTTTACGAGAGCGTCAAATTGTGCATCTGTAAATTTATAAGTTGATATTTACCAGCGCGTAATCGTCTGCGTAGAGCGGAGTTTTTATCCTCGCCGTTCCAACCATTAAAATCACGTAGTGGCTCAAATATATGCAGTATGAGATCTTACTCAGTGGTTGAAAAACGTTCAACGACAGAATTTCCGTTATCCaacctaaaaatattaagtcataagcatgacaaaaaatacaaaagcaaAACTAAACACATGGTCTCGTCTTgttaaatacatttaaaaataaggtcaataataaattaaagaaaaatccgaGTTTTCTTGACTGTACTAAACAGTTAAAAACAAGAAAGAAATAGATTTTCGAgaaagtataattttttcaaagtttttaatacCTCCCCTTTCATTATTGCAAGCAAAAATGAGCCAGCCGACAGCAAATGCCCACGCGATGCGATGCAAACTGGCGTACAAAGCAGATTCAACCGGATCGTATTTATGGTCGTACTGGACGATATTGAAGGCACCAAATACCACGACGTAGAGCGTTGTAAGGCACATTAGCCAGCCAGAGATCACGCTCATCAGACTTAAGTGCAGATTCTTTTTCACGTAAAGAATATATCCCAGAGCTAAACCAACAACGTAAGGAGCCATTCGATGGTGCGTGGTGATGTGCACGTCCCTTTGATAGCTGATCAGCTTCTCATCTCTGAAATTCAGGGAATTtcgcaaatttatattttaaatttaacccaaggtaagattgttaaaaaaagattgatttatatttcatgattttaataatttattaattacttttcttTTCAAGTGTGTGTAATTTCGTATTCAATGCTTGCAATTGGAAGACATGAATTGCTGTAGAATTGTATCGTTTTGTGATCTTACTAAAAGTCAAATGAACACATAATTGTTGcttaatattctaatttataatcattattattttgcaacgAAAAGAAAACTAAAGCTCCATATAAAGAGCTGGGTTTAATTTTGAcggtttttaatcaaaatgtgcAATACACATAAGAAACCAACAGGATATAAagcaacttttaaattcatcaattCTCACTAGTAATAattggtatttatttttaggcatTCAACTGTTCATACAAGAGGCACTAATATTGTTTTAACTTTAGATCGTTTCAGAGgatttaaaaggtttcagaTGTGTAAGAAGTGTGattcaaatggaaataaaacttaaatttccacccccaaataaacataatttccACTCTTCACTTTTTGGTTTTACTCACGAATTGTTGAGCAAATAGGTAGGCAAAACCTCAAAGTTGTAGGTGTACCAGGCCGTGAAACAAATCGGTATCGCGGCTAAGAGGAACAGGATCAATTTTCCAGTTGCAGGTTTTTTCCACAGAGCATAAACAACCAAAGGCGAGACCAAAAAGAGATGCATGTCGGATGCCAGATACCAAGTTTGGATCATACACTGAAAGCAAAGAGTTAATATGTGCATCAACCTGCTAAATAACAGAGTGCTTGCAATCAGTCATACTGAATCAATGCTGCGTCATAAAAAAGTCGCATATCCAAATCGATGAAAACAATATAACACATATTTTTACCAATGAGGGCACAGACCGATAAGTAAGAAATAATCTTGACCTGacctaaaaaaaatccaatgcATGCATAATTGATATTGTTGATGcagaggtatttttttaaatttgagtctAAGTGGTTGAtggaatttattcaaataacaaTGAATATGCtccgttaaaatttcaaacttacaTGTTTGTTGTTGTGGACGTAGCTGTTGATAtacagcaaattatttttccaatgaGCGGCACAGGCCTCACCGGGCTCAGTCACGAACTTTTCCCATCTAGGACCACTACCTAGCCGTGTTAACAAGGTAGCGTAGAATGCAATCACCAATGCATAAACCGGCGTTagcctaaaataaaaaatattaaaattaattaattttccttaactACTCCTCCAAAGCAGTCATACCTTAAGTAACGGCGAGCGACATCAGTGAAAAACCGAAATCGATTGCCTTGAAATTCCTTCAGTAGGTTGAATGATCTCAGCATGCCAGACATCAGGAAGAAGGTGTCGACGCTGGGCATGTTGTTCGTAAAAGGCATATTTGCTAATTTCTCAAGCGACTGTGTACTCGATCGTGTTTGAATTAGCTGATAGAGCATTTACTTGAGTAAGCAAGCCTTACCTTTACTTGAAAGCATTTGTTCGCCCACGGTTCTTGAAGGGTAAAGATGATTTTGTGCCCGGCAACAACCCATAGTGTGCTCAAGACACGAATGCCGTCAAGGCTTTTCAATGCACCCGGATGATGTGAAATCACAAACAGTTTTTTCCAGTTGGTCGGCAAAGAAAACGCCATTAAGCAGCCATACGTAAATCCTAGAAACCAAAGTCACAATTTGAAAACTCCGCAACTCcgtcaattaaaaaacctgcATCTTCTTTTACGccaaatttggtttcaatcACAGAACTCAAGAATACCAGTCCGGCAACAATAGCAACACAGCCactgaaataaatacaaatttagagaatttaatttaacaacacATATTTAACTTTAGAGAGAAAAACTTCGAGAATATTTAGGATCAACACgagtgttttaaatataatcaagACAAGGTCTCTGATTTGTAATACAGGCGAGCTATATACTCAACATTATATGTATAGCGTGCCGCAAAACCTAGTAGAACAAAATGTATAATCGAacgtttttgaaattatttaattaaattatctcatTTTTGCCCATTCATTTTcagattatttattcaaatatttataatttagatttattgaaaatttcaatttgaaactattttggattttttaaatgaacgccttttaaagtttcaatttttttatctttatcaagacttgttttaaaaaagacggtataaataaattggacaCTATACGTGATCATTTTTAGTAAGAGACAGAgacaatataatatatcgtgactttaaaattttcttctcgaATTTTATGGACgtaaaatgctatttttatgAGCAAGAATTATCggcaattttgctttttaacttttctatGGAGGACTCACACTTTGCGCACAGCTCACCCGTCTCACACTTCTCGGTAGAATAGGGCATTAACATTGGTTCTTCCTgtcagagcgagaagtgtgagtatGCGGAAAGCGTGAGTCCTCCACCTTAAAATTTATGCGAACCATGCGTTgtaatatgcaaatttaactattattgtattttcctCCGAAActctcatttaatttatcacttaAACGACGTAATACATATGATATTATATTGTTGGAGGTCAACACCCATAGGGGGCGTAAGGCGTAATTATGTGATAGAAACgggtaatttattaaattgatatgTTACACATCACATGAATTGTACACAGCTTACTCACATGAATGCCAAATCTCCAGAAGAAAGCGGCGTTGCATCGTTAGTGTAACATGATTCTATTTGTACCTCGCCGTTGGCAGACTTCTCCTTCGATATAATGTAGCCGAACGCTTTTTGCACGTCCGCAATTGAGCAGGTTGAAGGGACGCATATGCCGAATTGAATGAGGGCCATTGAAGGAAGCAGGTCCGGTACCTAATGGTGGCAGTTTAgtattatttagttttaaggtgCCAATTGGTTGCATAAAAACTATTACCGGCGTATTCGTTCTGTTCATAGTTATTTCACGGTTACGTCTTTTTTGCGTGGCTATTTCCAACAATGAATCTATTTGTTCATCATTGGAAGTAAGGTGCACATTGGCCAGacaatattttcctttgataTAGGGTTTTGACTGCTGGATAGAAACGCATTCCTCGTAGCTTCCTAAGCTTTTGATGTTTCCCAATAAAAAAGCTGGGTTCCATTTTCCAGTGGCGTCTAGCACTACAGTATTATAAAGAAAAGTCATTGTATAATATAGAGAAACGCCACTGATTTTATCTCCTAAAGCTCTCAACGTTAATAGCCAATCACttaatattgttaaatactataattaattgtattggAACACATACAATTGATACTTTGAAAATTCCTCAATCAATAATCTTATTAAACACTATTTtaacagaagaaaaatttaaaaaaaaaaaaaattaaactttagaGTCAATTTACTTTGCTGGGCATTTTGCAGCTTATTTCAGACTCATTTGGTTTTTATCACAGCTTAAGAAATTGTAAAAGTACAACATGCTCTTATCACAAAGTTTACACACACTCAGGTAGAGCTTCGCTTGAAATTCTATTATTTTACACAGCAAAAAGTGAAAGCCGTGACAGGCATGACATGTTCGCGTATAAAACGCGGCTTTCCACCTTTGATCAACCATCGCGGGCTTGTCGAAAAACCCCGGCTCTATCTGGAAAATCTTGAACCaaatgttttggaaaaatttattgtaattttcagtGAGAGGAAGAGCGAATCTTGCAACAAAATCATCAGCAAAGAAGCTAGCGTCGGCCAGTTTGTATGACATTCtcgatttcatttattttgacaagCCGAGTGCtctctttaaaaatctcgACTTTACTGACTCTAGTTTTGCAAAATAACTTAATGTCAAGTACGGCCAGATAACCTGGCGCAACCACAAGATCAAAAAGCTTAAAGGCCGTCTTGACAGAAGACTTTGAGAGGGAGGTCAATTTGGCCgtggcaaaaatataatataaaactaaatttgatcaaattttctatttttaaacagcGAAATTTGAAGAATTCTTAGTACAtaaggaattttaatgaataaattgatattGCTAATAGCTCTACACTGCGCGGATTTACTTACGATGGGCGGCTTTGAGTGAAAATTGAATCGAATAATGAAGACCgaaagagagataaaaaaatgcggcGCGTATGTTCGagaacataataattattgctctttaaattttatgcataGCTGTTTCCTTAGTCGATCAGCGCGAATCAGTGACAAGTATAGGCAGtggatttttacttttctctaTATGTTATTCCAGAATGtacatatttacatttaaaaatttgtttttggtcAAATAGATTTAGCTCATGCACTATGATTTATACTTCCTAATATGTGAACCAAATCGACATCGTTGGAATTAAATTGCGCTCTTTGGTTGAATTATatatcatttatttcaaaaatcgaATGATTGATATTAatacaaagtaaaaatatttaaataaaaacggaatattttaaaacaaaaaatggtaGCTTACTTACTTTTCATTGCCCATAAGTCCAGTTTTTCAATACTATCTGCAAGAATTAACAAGTCTGACCTGCACTGCTCATCCTCTATTAAGGGTGCAATGTCATTGACGACCAACTGTGCATTTGTAccaatttcctttaaattcgGCAAAACGTTGAGAGCTTGGGAAAAGCAGCAAACGAGAAGAACAAAAAAGCATCTTGTAACGGTAGTAGACATTTTGGGAATGAAGTcggagagcaagagagagctTACCGATTCACCTCCCCACTAATCGGTGTACGTGAGATAGAAATTCGTACTTGTTGCGCTTGAGAATACCGCCTCATTTTTCAGTTCAACCAACACTCGCACCacatgcaaataaatcaaaatttatctcgTCGTTTTATCGCAGTCCTCTCTACACGTACTCTTGGAAACGATGCGCtgttagaatttaatttaacaatcatggtaattaaataattaagtttaatttaatttaatctcggATCTGGCGCCATCCGTTACAAGAAATaagtctaaaaaataaatcttcttTCTCTTAACAAAGAATGCAT encodes:
- the LOC135943326 gene encoding nose resistant to fluoxetine protein 6-like isoform X1; its protein translation is MSTTVTRCFFVLLVCCFSQALNVLPNLKEIGTNAQLVVNDIAPLIEDEQCRSDLLILADSIEKLDLWAMKMLDATGKWNPAFLLGNIKSLGSYEECVSIQQSKPYIKGKYCLANVHLTSNDEQIDSLLEIATQKRRNREITMNRTNTPVPDLLPSMALIQFGICVPSTCSIADVQKAFGYIISKEKSANGEVQIESCYTNDATPLSSGDLAFIGCVAIVAGLVFLSSVIETKFGVKEDAGFTYGCLMAFSLPTNWKKLFVISHHPGALKSLDGIRVLSTLWVVAGHKIIFTLQEPWANKCFQVKSLEKLANMPFTNNMPSVDTFFLMSGMLRSFNLLKEFQGNRFRFFTDVARRYLRLTPVYALVIAFYATLLTRLGSGPRWEKFVTEPGEACAAHWKNNLLYINSYVHNNKHCMIQTWYLASDMHLFLVSPLVVYALWKKPATGKLILFLLAAIPICFTAWYTYNFEVLPTYLLNNSDEKLISYQRDVHITTHHRMAPYVVGLALGYILYVKKNLHLSLMSVISGWLMCLTTLYVVVFGAFNIVQYDHKYDPVESALYASLHRIAWAFAVGWLIFACNNERGGWITEILSLNVFQPLSKISYCIYLSHYVILMVGTARIKTPLYADDYALIHSLAGDFTISFAVATVLYLSVEAPLFEITRLIFSTPKNVTKKKEN
- the LOC135943326 gene encoding nose resistant to fluoxetine protein 6-like isoform X3, with the protein product MALIQFGICVPSTCSIADVQKAFGYIISKEKSANGEVQIESCYTNDATPLSSGDLAFIGCVAIVAGLVFLSSVIETKFGVKEDAGFTYGCLMAFSLPTNWKKLFVISHHPGALKSLDGIRVLSTLWVVAGHKIIFTLQEPWANKCFQVKSLEKLANMPFTNNMPSVDTFFLMSGMLRSFNLLKEFQGNRFRFFTDVARRYLRLTPVYALVIAFYATLLTRLGSGPRWEKFVTEPGEACAAHWKNNLLYINSYVHNNKHCMIQTWYLASDMHLFLVSPLVVYALWKKPATGKLILFLLAAIPICFTAWYTYNFEVLPTYLLNNSDEKLISYQRDVHITTHHRMAPYVVGLALGYILYVKKNLHLSLMSVISGWLMCLTTLYVVVFGAFNIVQYDHKYDPVESALYASLHRIAWAFAVGWLIFACNNERGGWITEILSLNVFQPLSKISYCIYLSHYVILMVGTARIKTPLYADDYALIHSLAGDFTISFAVATVLYLSVEAPLFEITRLIFSTPKNVTKKKEN
- the LOC135943326 gene encoding nose resistant to fluoxetine protein 6-like isoform X2; the encoded protein is MSTTVTRCFFVLLVCCFSQALNVLPNLKEIDSIEKLDLWAMKMLDATGKWNPAFLLGNIKSLGSYEECVSIQQSKPYIKGKYCLANVHLTSNDEQIDSLLEIATQKRRNREITMNRTNTPVPDLLPSMALIQFGICVPSTCSIADVQKAFGYIISKEKSANGEVQIESCYTNDATPLSSGDLAFIGCVAIVAGLVFLSSVIETKFGVKEDAGFTYGCLMAFSLPTNWKKLFVISHHPGALKSLDGIRVLSTLWVVAGHKIIFTLQEPWANKCFQVKSLEKLANMPFTNNMPSVDTFFLMSGMLRSFNLLKEFQGNRFRFFTDVARRYLRLTPVYALVIAFYATLLTRLGSGPRWEKFVTEPGEACAAHWKNNLLYINSYVHNNKHCMIQTWYLASDMHLFLVSPLVVYALWKKPATGKLILFLLAAIPICFTAWYTYNFEVLPTYLLNNSDEKLISYQRDVHITTHHRMAPYVVGLALGYILYVKKNLHLSLMSVISGWLMCLTTLYVVVFGAFNIVQYDHKYDPVESALYASLHRIAWAFAVGWLIFACNNERGGWITEILSLNVFQPLSKISYCIYLSHYVILMVGTARIKTPLYADDYALIHSLAGDFTISFAVATVLYLSVEAPLFEITRLIFSTPKNVTKKKEN